The Erythrobacter sp. Alg231-14 genome has a segment encoding these proteins:
- the rpsR gene encoding 30S ribosomal protein S18 has product MARPFFRRRKSCPFSGKDAPKIDYKDVRLLQGFMSERGKIVPSRITAVSAKKQRELAKAIKRSRHIGLLPYIVK; this is encoded by the coding sequence ATGGCCCGCCCGTTTTTCCGCCGCCGCAAATCCTGCCCGTTTTCGGGTAAGGACGCCCCAAAAATCGATTACAAAGACGTGCGCCTTCTCCAAGGCTTCATGTCTGAGCGTGGTAAAATCGTACCGTCGCGCATCACCGCCGTTTCTGCAAAGAAGCAGCGTGAGCTCGCCAAAGCGATCAAGCGTTCACGTCACATCGGCCTTTTGCCGTACATTGTTAAGTAA
- a CDS encoding DUF808 family protein, translating into MPSGLVALFDDVAVIARAAAASVDDIAAAAGRAGSKTAGVVIDDAAVTPSYVTGLSPARELPIIWAITKGSLFNKLIILLPGAILLSEFLPWLIIWILMLGGAFLCYEGAEKVMEKLGGAKHGKTVEDEITDPAAFEKQRIAGAVRTDLILSAEIMAITLSELDLAVWWERAAALAIVAVAVTVVVYGAVAIIVKMDDVGLALTKKDSSTAQNFGHFLVNAVPKLLIALSFIGTIAMLWVGGGIIVHGTHEVGFDLLYDIAHGAEYWIAGVTGALSGVAGWFTYAAISGVIGLALGAVIAFVLHKVIGYEGAH; encoded by the coding sequence ATGCCATCAGGTTTGGTCGCACTCTTTGACGATGTCGCCGTAATCGCGCGCGCCGCTGCCGCTTCGGTTGATGACATCGCCGCCGCTGCGGGCCGCGCGGGCTCAAAAACCGCTGGCGTTGTGATTGACGATGCAGCGGTCACGCCCAGCTATGTCACTGGGCTTTCTCCCGCGCGTGAATTGCCTATCATATGGGCCATCACAAAGGGCAGTTTATTCAACAAATTGATAATCTTACTGCCCGGTGCGATATTGTTATCCGAATTTCTGCCGTGGCTCATAATATGGATATTGATGCTGGGCGGGGCGTTCCTTTGTTACGAGGGCGCGGAAAAGGTGATGGAAAAGCTGGGCGGAGCAAAGCACGGCAAAACGGTTGAAGACGAGATCACCGATCCAGCGGCTTTTGAAAAGCAACGGATCGCCGGGGCAGTGCGTACCGATTTGATTCTCTCTGCCGAAATTATGGCGATCACTTTGAGCGAGCTGGACTTGGCCGTTTGGTGGGAACGCGCCGCGGCGTTGGCGATCGTTGCCGTGGCGGTGACCGTGGTGGTGTACGGCGCGGTCGCGATCATTGTTAAAATGGACGATGTCGGATTGGCGTTGACCAAAAAAGACAGCAGCACAGCGCAGAATTTCGGCCACTTCCTCGTGAACGCTGTGCCGAAACTTTTGATCGCTTTGTCGTTCATTGGAACGATCGCGATGCTTTGGGTCGGTGGCGGAATTATCGTGCACGGGACACACGAAGTCGGCTTTGATCTGTTGTACGATATTGCCCATGGCGCAGAATATTGGATCGCCGGAGTTACTGGCGCGCTTTCGGGTGTTGCCGGATGGTTCACTTATGCCGCGATATCCGGAGTTATCGGCCTTGCATTGGGCGCAGTCATCGCCTTCGTTTTGCACAAAGTCATCGGTTATGAGGGCGCGCACTGA
- a CDS encoding Mur ligase family protein, translating into MSDIDALSPTHDLSGRPFFFCGIGGSGMLPLAQIALGFGHDVAGSDRSYDQGRTPGKFAWLTENGFALHPQDGSGIASSDQILIASAAVEDTVPEVAKARELGCQRMSRAELLSALFNDAGYSIAVGGTSGKSTVTGMIAWILSEGGYDPTVMNGAVMKNFVSDANPFASARIGNPRIFVSEVDESDGSIALYKPTIGVLLNVSLDHKSIEELRGLFGDYVAESGCAVINYDNDEAQLLARRTTNSVGFAVNNDAADIAIEPGSIEETAFGISAIVIDNRSREVAPLTLPMPGRHNLSNALAAIAAVGAAGIDVAKATHALASFKGLGRRFDVIGTTQDDITLIDDFGHNPEKCAATLRTLKATSGRVIAFFQPHGYGPLKQMGDELADTFARELGDGDVTIMCDPVYFGGTVDRSEGTERIIALIAGQGAAAEHIADRNDCGDRIVDMAEPGDRIVIMGARDDTLTEFAQAVFERVSFRPNGE; encoded by the coding sequence ATGTCAGATATCGACGCTTTATCGCCAACCCATGACCTTTCTGGACGCCCATTCTTCTTTTGCGGGATAGGCGGTTCAGGCATGTTGCCTCTGGCGCAAATTGCGCTTGGCTTTGGGCATGATGTGGCAGGATCGGATCGATCCTATGATCAAGGCCGCACGCCGGGGAAATTCGCGTGGCTAACCGAAAACGGGTTCGCCCTGCACCCTCAAGACGGTAGCGGCATTGCATCGTCGGATCAGATCTTGATTGCGTCTGCAGCGGTAGAGGACACGGTTCCTGAAGTCGCCAAGGCCCGCGAATTGGGATGCCAACGGATGAGCCGCGCCGAATTGCTATCGGCGTTGTTCAACGATGCCGGTTATTCGATCGCGGTTGGTGGCACATCCGGGAAATCAACCGTCACCGGAATGATCGCATGGATCCTATCCGAAGGCGGCTATGACCCCACCGTGATGAACGGCGCGGTCATGAAAAACTTTGTCAGTGACGCCAATCCCTTTGCTAGTGCACGCATTGGCAACCCACGCATTTTCGTCAGCGAAGTTGATGAAAGCGACGGATCCATCGCGTTGTACAAGCCCACCATTGGCGTGTTGTTGAATGTCAGCTTGGACCACAAATCGATCGAGGAATTGCGCGGATTGTTCGGCGATTACGTTGCAGAATCCGGATGCGCGGTGATCAATTATGACAACGACGAAGCCCAGCTTTTGGCCCGCCGGACCACCAATTCCGTCGGTTTTGCGGTGAACAATGACGCGGCCGATATTGCGATAGAGCCCGGCTCCATCGAAGAGACCGCCTTTGGCATCAGCGCAATCGTTATCGACAATCGCAGCCGCGAGGTCGCGCCTCTGACCCTGCCCATGCCAGGCCGCCACAATTTGTCCAACGCCCTCGCCGCGATTGCCGCGGTCGGCGCGGCGGGCATAGACGTGGCAAAGGCGACCCATGCGCTCGCATCGTTCAAAGGATTGGGCAGGCGCTTCGATGTCATCGGGACCACCCAAGACGACATCACCCTGATCGATGATTTTGGCCACAATCCCGAAAAATGCGCTGCCACTTTGCGCACGCTAAAGGCGACGTCGGGACGCGTGATCGCCTTCTTTCAACCGCACGGATACGGGCCGCTCAAACAAATGGGCGATGAATTAGCAGACACATTTGCACGCGAATTGGGCGATGGCGATGTGACGATCATGTGCGACCCGGTCTATTTTGGCGGCACCGTTGATCGCAGCGAGGGTACCGAACGGATCATCGCCCTGATCGCTGGGCAAGGCGCCGCTGCCGAACATATCGCCGATAGAAACGATTGCGGTGATCGCATCGTGGACATGGCCGAACCCGGCGACCGCATCGTCATCATGGGCGCACGCGATGACACGTTGACCGAATTCGCCCAAGCCGTGTTTGAGCGTGTCAGCTTTCGCCCAAACGGCGAATAG
- a CDS encoding YncE family protein has product MMRILAIGAAALSLGACVPGGEAAIGDVQEADQRATLFVANKRGNTLSKIDLETGEEVLRRDSCTNPHELTTSPDGQYVALACYGGKTVDVFETSTLDRVNSIELGDNAAPHGIHWHDSGTIYVTAEGRQSIFALFDPLSGPSKMIEFMTQKQGSHMLAIAPDESAAWTTDLGSRTVTRIDLVGDNAPVSVTVGEEPEGISLAPDGQTLWVSARGSNQAFALDPVTMEVRSTIETGRFPLRLAIRPQGDVAVTSDLMDGGLTVIDLASAEVVRSIAVSSPETAQDRFQVTILWSGDGSKIYVAETASNTVAEVDYATGTVLRRLTTGEGGDGLAILP; this is encoded by the coding sequence ATGATGCGTATTCTCGCGATAGGGGCTGCCGCTCTTTCACTGGGCGCGTGTGTGCCGGGAGGAGAGGCCGCAATCGGCGACGTGCAAGAGGCGGATCAACGGGCAACCTTGTTTGTCGCGAACAAGCGCGGCAACACCCTTTCCAAGATTGACCTGGAAACAGGCGAAGAAGTGCTGCGGCGTGACAGCTGCACCAATCCGCATGAGCTAACGACATCGCCCGATGGGCAATATGTGGCACTTGCTTGTTATGGCGGGAAAACGGTCGATGTTTTTGAGACATCCACTCTTGATCGGGTGAACAGCATCGAGCTTGGCGACAATGCCGCGCCGCATGGGATTCACTGGCATGATAGCGGAACGATCTACGTCACGGCAGAGGGACGCCAATCCATCTTTGCATTGTTCGACCCATTGTCTGGTCCAAGCAAGATGATCGAATTCATGACCCAAAAGCAAGGCAGCCATATGCTTGCCATTGCGCCTGATGAAAGTGCGGCGTGGACCACTGATCTTGGTTCACGCACGGTCACTCGGATTGATTTGGTCGGCGACAACGCGCCTGTTTCTGTCACTGTGGGTGAAGAGCCAGAAGGTATTTCGCTTGCGCCAGACGGGCAAACCCTGTGGGTTTCCGCAAGGGGATCGAACCAAGCTTTCGCGCTGGATCCGGTTACGATGGAAGTCCGCTCAACTATCGAGACGGGACGCTTCCCGCTGCGCCTTGCGATTCGGCCTCAAGGCGATGTTGCGGTTACGTCCGACCTTATGGATGGCGGCTTGACCGTCATTGACCTTGCGAGCGCTGAGGTGGTCCGTTCGATCGCTGTGTCATCGCCCGAAACCGCGCAAGATCGTTTTCAGGTCACAATCCTTTGGTCGGGTGACGGCTCCAAAATCTACGTCGCGGAAACGGCCAGCAACACTGTTGCCGAAGTTGATTATGCGACCGGAACTGTCTTGCGCCGCTTGACAACAGGTGAGGGTGGGGATGGCCTCGCAATACTCCCGTAA
- the rplI gene encoding 50S ribosomal protein L9, protein MDIILLERIEKLGTIGDVVTVKDGYARNFLLPQKKALRANNANKAVFEANRERLEKENAEKRTVAEASGGKVEGAEVVLIRAASNAGQLYGSVSVRDMVAGLAELGHEVDKKQVILGAPIKLIGMHDVTVALHPEVHVTVKANVARSDDEAELQSQGVDVLAQMFADEQREIEEQADANRIDPSLEPGEIPAELLDAPEGEAAEATEETSEDDA, encoded by the coding sequence ATGGATATCATTCTCCTTGAGCGGATCGAAAAGCTCGGCACGATCGGTGACGTTGTCACTGTGAAAGACGGCTACGCTCGCAACTTCCTTCTGCCACAGAAGAAAGCCCTGCGCGCGAACAACGCCAACAAAGCCGTGTTCGAAGCGAACCGTGAGCGCCTCGAAAAAGAGAACGCTGAGAAGCGCACCGTTGCAGAAGCATCGGGCGGTAAAGTTGAAGGCGCAGAGGTCGTTTTGATCCGTGCCGCTTCCAACGCCGGTCAGCTGTACGGTTCGGTTAGCGTCCGCGACATGGTCGCTGGTCTTGCCGAACTCGGCCACGAAGTTGACAAGAAACAAGTCATTTTGGGCGCTCCGATCAAATTGATCGGCATGCACGATGTGACCGTCGCTTTGCACCCAGAAGTGCACGTCACCGTCAAAGCTAACGTCGCCCGTTCGGACGACGAAGCTGAATTGCAATCGCAAGGCGTCGACGTTCTCGCTCAAATGTTCGCTGATGAGCAACGCGAGATCGAAGAGCAAGCCGATGCCAACCGCATCGACCCAAGCCTTGAGCCGGGCGAAATCCCCGCTGAATTGCTTGACGCTCCAGAAGGCGAAGCCGCTGAAGCGACCGAAGAAACGAGCGAAGACGACGCATAA
- a CDS encoding AMP nucleosidase, with product MTPISNILEQLQQHYSDAVTALRNDVIAFGQKGTIPPARKREDGSYAYPQLTLHYSGVGEPQDRSRAFGRLEMMGTYTTTITRPDLFARYLAEQLELISTEYEIDVTVERSRQEIPFPYVLDGDAGAAMQGIAPSEIAQHFPSTDLSLIGDELADGIEFDDEADMPLSLFDGLRTDYSLARLAHYTGTKVEDFQDFILFTNYHRYVDEFVNWGAKQIGPNERGTGYTGLSGAGGLDISDPAENAQEQLNDTAWRKHQMPAYHLKRADNRGITLVNIGVGPSNAKTICDHLAVLRPHAWMMIGHCGGVRSSQRIGDFVLAHAYLRDDHVLDNVLPPEIPIPPIAEVQQALAIAAEQVSGVQGANLKQRMRTGTVVTTDDRNWELHYSSSAKRFSQSRAIAVEMESATIAAQGYRFRVPYGTLLCVSDKPLHGEIKLPGQANKFYEEAIAAHLQIGLQAVASLRDEGDRLHSRKLRAFNEPPFR from the coding sequence ATGACTCCAATTTCCAACATCCTCGAACAATTGCAGCAACATTACAGCGACGCCGTCACTGCCCTTCGCAATGACGTCATCGCATTTGGTCAAAAGGGCACGATCCCCCCTGCGCGAAAGCGTGAGGACGGCAGCTATGCCTATCCGCAATTGACCTTGCACTATTCGGGGGTGGGAGAGCCACAAGATCGCAGCCGTGCATTTGGTCGATTAGAAATGATGGGCACCTACACCACCACCATCACGCGGCCCGATTTGTTTGCACGCTATTTGGCAGAACAATTGGAATTGATTTCAACCGAATATGAGATCGACGTAACGGTTGAACGGTCGCGCCAGGAAATTCCGTTTCCCTATGTCCTTGATGGCGATGCCGGGGCCGCAATGCAGGGGATCGCCCCCTCGGAAATTGCTCAGCATTTTCCATCCACTGACCTGTCTTTGATCGGCGATGAGTTGGCCGATGGAATCGAATTTGATGATGAAGCAGACATGCCGCTCTCACTCTTTGATGGGCTGCGAACCGATTATTCACTGGCGCGCCTTGCCCATTACACTGGGACAAAGGTTGAAGATTTTCAGGACTTTATCCTATTCACTAACTACCATCGCTATGTCGATGAATTCGTTAATTGGGGTGCAAAGCAGATCGGCCCGAATGAACGCGGAACCGGTTACACTGGACTAAGCGGTGCAGGCGGATTGGATATCTCCGACCCGGCCGAAAACGCGCAGGAACAATTGAACGACACGGCGTGGCGCAAACACCAAATGCCCGCCTATCACCTTAAACGGGCGGACAATCGCGGGATCACGCTGGTCAATATCGGCGTTGGCCCTTCCAACGCCAAGACTATCTGCGATCACTTGGCCGTTCTTCGCCCGCATGCATGGATGATGATCGGTCACTGTGGCGGCGTCCGGTCCAGCCAACGGATCGGCGACTTCGTGCTCGCTCACGCTTATCTGCGCGATGACCACGTACTCGACAACGTTTTGCCCCCCGAAATCCCAATCCCTCCCATTGCCGAAGTGCAACAGGCGCTCGCAATCGCTGCCGAGCAGGTTTCCGGCGTCCAAGGCGCCAACCTCAAACAGCGCATGCGCACTGGCACCGTCGTCACCACCGATGATCGCAATTGGGAATTGCACTATTCTTCGAGCGCCAAGCGCTTCTCTCAAAGCCGCGCCATCGCAGTGGAGATGGAAAGCGCGACCATTGCGGCGCAAGGATACCGTTTCCGCGTTCCTTACGGCACATTGCTCTGCGTCTCGGACAAGCCGCTGCATGGTGAGATCAAATTGCCCGGACAGGCCAACAAATTTTACGAAGAGGCTATCGCAGCTCACCTTCAAATCGGCCTTCAGGCCGTGGCCAGCCTGCGCGATGAAGGCGACCGTTTGCACAGCCGCAAATTGCGCGCCTTTAACGAACCGCCGTTTAGGTAA
- the rpsF gene encoding 30S ribosomal protein S6, which yields MALYEHIFLARQDLSQAQVDALAAAATEIVEANEGKVTKTETWGLKGLAYKIERNRKAHFVMLNIEGPGAVVAELERQTRINEDVIRYMTIRVEEHEDGPSVMMRKNERDRKRRSDREERD from the coding sequence ATGGCTCTTTATGAGCATATCTTCCTCGCGCGTCAGGATTTGAGCCAAGCTCAAGTGGACGCGCTGGCGGCCGCGGCGACCGAAATCGTCGAAGCGAACGAAGGCAAGGTCACTAAGACCGAGACATGGGGCCTGAAAGGTCTCGCCTACAAAATCGAACGCAACCGTAAGGCGCACTTTGTAATGCTCAATATCGAAGGCCCTGGCGCCGTCGTAGCCGAGCTTGAGCGCCAAACCCGTATCAACGAAGACGTCATTCGCTACATGACTATCCGTGTCGAAGAGCACGAAGATGGTCCAAGCGTAATGATGCGCAAGAACGAGCGCGATCGTAAGCGCCGTTCCGACCGTGAGGAGCGCGACTGA
- a CDS encoding M2 family metallopeptidase, producing MNFAKFALKASAAALAVSLSAVSVPALADAHVEAGTTDTAATEFPMTPEGAAEFIASVEAQFADFSKTYAHVSWLQATNINHDSNTLASEYGAELTLMSVGFATEAAKYAEVVGLNPEVERKLGMLRYGIGLPAPARDGAAEELSQIATDLGAQYGQGRGTLNGAEINGSDIEAEMGNLERTPEELAEMWASWHDNVGAPMREDYTRMVTIANEGAGELGFDDLGTMWRSGYDMSPEEFAAETERMWQEVRPLYVALHTYVRRKLNEHHGDDVQPATGPIRADLLGNMWAQEWGNIYPLVAPEGAGDIGYDLTDLIQERDLDAIEMTRIGEQFFSSLGFEPLPGTFWERSQFVKPADREVVCHASAWNVDNIDDLRIKMCIKPNADDFITIHHELGHNYYQRAYNMQDFLHLTGANDGFHEAIGDTIALSITPEYLVQIGMLTPEQVPDADKDIGLLLRQAMDKVAFLPFGLLIDRYRWSLFDGSVAPEDYNTAWTDIRTEYQGIVPPVERPDGAFDPGAKYHVPGNVSYTRYFLARLLQFQFYKAACDQAGWEGPLHRCSFYGSEEVGQNLNAMLELGASVPWPDALEAFTGERQMNGTAMVEYFAPLMAWLEEQNEGQEAGW from the coding sequence ATGAACTTTGCCAAATTCGCATTGAAGGCGTCTGCCGCCGCTCTCGCCGTTTCACTCTCTGCCGTTTCCGTCCCGGCCCTTGCCGATGCGCATGTCGAGGCGGGCACGACCGACACCGCTGCAACCGAATTCCCTATGACGCCAGAAGGGGCCGCGGAATTTATCGCATCGGTCGAAGCGCAATTTGCGGACTTTTCAAAAACCTATGCGCATGTCTCATGGCTTCAAGCGACAAACATCAACCACGATTCCAACACGCTCGCGTCGGAATACGGCGCTGAACTGACATTGATGAGCGTCGGCTTCGCTACCGAAGCCGCGAAATATGCTGAGGTTGTGGGGCTTAATCCCGAAGTGGAGCGCAAGCTCGGCATGCTGCGTTACGGCATTGGTTTGCCTGCCCCGGCGCGCGATGGGGCGGCCGAGGAATTATCACAGATCGCAACCGATCTGGGCGCGCAATATGGTCAAGGGCGCGGCACATTGAACGGCGCGGAAATCAACGGGTCGGATATCGAAGCAGAGATGGGCAATCTCGAACGGACACCCGAGGAATTGGCCGAAATGTGGGCGAGTTGGCATGACAATGTCGGCGCACCCATGCGCGAAGACTACACCCGCATGGTGACCATCGCCAACGAAGGCGCGGGCGAATTGGGCTTTGATGATTTGGGTACAATGTGGCGTTCCGGTTACGATATGAGCCCCGAAGAGTTCGCTGCCGAAACCGAACGGATGTGGCAAGAAGTGCGCCCGCTTTACGTGGCGTTGCACACATATGTTCGCCGCAAATTGAACGAACATCACGGCGATGATGTTCAACCGGCCACCGGCCCCATTCGTGCCGATTTGTTGGGCAATATGTGGGCACAGGAATGGGGCAATATCTACCCATTGGTCGCCCCGGAAGGGGCAGGCGACATTGGGTATGATCTCACCGATTTGATCCAAGAACGCGATTTGGATGCGATTGAAATGACCCGCATTGGGGAACAATTTTTCAGCTCGCTCGGATTTGAACCGCTGCCCGGCACGTTTTGGGAACGGTCGCAGTTTGTGAAACCCGCCGATCGCGAAGTCGTGTGCCACGCCAGCGCTTGGAACGTCGATAATATCGACGATCTGCGCATCAAAATGTGTATCAAACCGAACGCGGATGATTTTATCACGATCCACCACGAATTGGGTCACAACTATTATCAACGAGCCTACAACATGCAGGACTTTCTGCATTTGACCGGCGCCAATGACGGTTTTCACGAAGCGATTGGCGACACGATCGCTTTGTCGATCACGCCGGAATATCTGGTGCAAATCGGTATGCTGACGCCTGAACAAGTACCGGACGCGGACAAAGACATCGGTCTTCTGCTGCGTCAGGCAATGGACAAAGTTGCGTTCCTGCCCTTCGGTTTGTTGATTGACCGCTACCGCTGGAGTCTATTCGATGGCAGTGTTGCGCCAGAAGATTACAACACGGCATGGACCGACATCCGGACCGAGTATCAAGGCATCGTTCCACCGGTTGAACGTCCCGATGGTGCCTTTGACCCCGGCGCGAAATATCACGTGCCTGGCAATGTCAGCTACACCCGCTATTTCCTTGCGCGGTTGCTCCAATTCCAATTCTACAAAGCCGCCTGTGATCAGGCCGGATGGGAAGGGCCGCTGCACCGTTGTTCTTTCTATGGCAGCGAAGAAGTGGGTCAGAACCTCAACGCAATGCTCGAACTCGGCGCGTCGGTGCCGTGGCCCGATGCATTGGAAGCCTTCACCGGAGAGCGTCAGATGAACGGCACGGCGATGGTCGAGTATTTCGCACCGCTGATGGCGTGGCTTGAAGAACAAAACGAAGGCCAAGAAGCGGGCTGGTGA
- a CDS encoding AMP-binding protein, protein MKAHDFSLDTLFKACATQHAKREASVDGAQRLTYAQLNQRVDELAAWLIGKDVAPGDRVAILLTDGSPYLIILLACGRIGAIAVLLNWRLAPAEIAWIAGNAELSMTFANPRFESLLDAADAGEIVLVDEHHDPRGAFETIVAKTPSKPTLPELEPDRPLYMMYTSGTTGRPKGCLQSGDAVASSAMGFAVRRDFTKEDRLLSVNPLFHVVGMQQVAAMLACGGCSVFAGRDDDNAAILDLLHREACTTTSAFPTICFPWLEMEPVREGIMPLTNYTGGAGMGKPQMYEFIERDWDARVVGGYGQTEVCGFATFIDYGDMLDHPRSIGWTMPHVEMTILDPEGNKVQPGEEGEICLRGPSVMLGYWRNPEATKAALGHGWLRTGDLGTMDDLGLGYLLGREKELIKTGGENVYPAEVDAVFADMLEVVDAGCCGVPDKQWGEAVKAFVVLTPEAELSREEITARFKGKIAGYKRPRYIEFVDSLPRDPIGKLQRKELSERPVSPDQAT, encoded by the coding sequence ATGAAAGCCCACGATTTTTCGCTCGATACGCTGTTCAAAGCATGCGCCACCCAACACGCCAAGAGGGAGGCAAGCGTCGATGGTGCGCAGCGATTGACCTATGCGCAATTGAATCAGCGGGTCGATGAGCTTGCCGCGTGGTTGATTGGTAAGGATGTGGCCCCCGGTGATCGCGTGGCTATCCTACTCACGGACGGATCACCCTATCTCATCATATTGCTGGCCTGTGGGCGAATTGGCGCGATTGCGGTTCTGCTCAATTGGCGGCTGGCTCCGGCAGAGATTGCGTGGATCGCGGGGAATGCCGAACTCAGCATGACCTTCGCCAATCCGCGGTTTGAATCGCTTTTGGACGCCGCAGATGCGGGTGAGATTGTCTTGGTGGACGAACATCATGATCCACGCGGTGCGTTTGAAACCATAGTCGCAAAAACACCGTCCAAACCAACCCTGCCCGAATTGGAGCCGGATCGCCCATTATACATGATGTACACCAGCGGCACGACAGGGAGGCCCAAAGGATGCCTGCAATCGGGCGACGCAGTGGCGTCCTCTGCGATGGGTTTTGCCGTTCGGCGGGACTTTACCAAGGAAGATCGATTGCTCTCGGTCAATCCGCTGTTCCATGTCGTTGGGATGCAGCAGGTCGCCGCCATGCTAGCCTGCGGTGGGTGCAGCGTGTTTGCCGGGCGCGATGATGACAACGCCGCCATTTTAGATTTACTCCACCGCGAGGCTTGCACCACGACAAGTGCATTTCCCACTATCTGTTTCCCATGGTTGGAAATGGAACCGGTGCGCGAAGGTATCATGCCGCTTACCAATTACACCGGCGGCGCGGGCATGGGCAAACCGCAAATGTACGAATTTATTGAACGCGATTGGGATGCGCGTGTTGTGGGCGGATATGGCCAGACCGAGGTGTGCGGCTTTGCCACCTTCATCGATTATGGCGACATGCTGGACCACCCCCGCTCCATCGGTTGGACCATGCCGCATGTTGAAATGACGATCCTCGACCCAGAAGGAAACAAGGTGCAGCCGGGTGAAGAAGGCGAGATTTGCCTGCGCGGTCCATCCGTCATGTTGGGATATTGGCGCAATCCCGAGGCGACCAAAGCAGCCTTGGGCCATGGATGGCTGCGCACCGGCGATCTGGGCACGATGGACGATCTTGGATTGGGATATTTGCTCGGTCGAGAGAAAGAGCTGATCAAAACCGGCGGCGAAAACGTCTACCCGGCCGAGGTCGATGCCGTCTTCGCCGACATGCTAGAGGTTGTCGATGCGGGGTGTTGCGGCGTGCCGGACAAACAATGGGGCGAAGCGGTCAAAGCCTTCGTCGTGCTGACCCCAGAGGCGGAGCTATCACGCGAAGAGATCACCGCGCGCTTCAAGGGCAAAATCGCAGGATACAAACGCCCGCGCTACATCGAATTTGTCGATTCATTGCCGCGTGATCCCATTGGAAAGCTGCAACGCAAGGAATTGTCAGAACGCCCTGTCAGCCCCGATCAGGCCACATAA
- a CDS encoding YbjN domain-containing protein, whose product MNKTIAAFAPALALSCALATPASAQGTIDTVTAQNPAEMTIVMMNAGYDVELLEDGVGDPMIASTVSGMPLRIYFYDCDDETHEGCNSIQLSTGFDREKPWNEAEALAVSTQLRFAAVRLDDEGDPFISWDIVTGDGIPTAVFLESLERFGLTVDLTVDIVFADENAEEASAAEKE is encoded by the coding sequence ATGAACAAGACGATCGCCGCATTCGCCCCTGCCTTGGCGCTCTCCTGCGCATTGGCCACGCCGGCGTCTGCACAAGGTACAATTGATACGGTGACGGCTCAAAACCCTGCCGAGATGACCATCGTCATGATGAACGCAGGGTATGATGTCGAGCTTTTGGAAGACGGCGTGGGCGATCCGATGATTGCCTCGACAGTTTCTGGCATGCCGTTGCGCATCTATTTTTACGATTGCGATGATGAAACCCACGAAGGGTGCAATTCAATTCAGCTTTCGACCGGGTTTGATCGTGAGAAACCTTGGAACGAGGCGGAAGCTTTGGCCGTGAGCACACAGTTGCGTTTTGCGGCGGTGCGGCTCGACGATGAAGGGGATCCGTTTATCTCTTGGGACATTGTCACCGGTGACGGCATTCCCACCGCGGTGTTCCTGGAATCGTTGGAACGGTTCGGCCTAACAGTCGATTTGACGGTGGATATCGTCTTTGCCGACGAAAATGCCGAAGAAGCCAGCGCCGCCGAAAAAGAGTAA